One genomic window of Polyangiaceae bacterium includes the following:
- a CDS encoding peptidyl-prolyl cis-trans isomerase, giving the protein MASLKRCSSLLVLCLTAPACVISTHEGPADPPVHAGALYEPVFPEPEEQGKPGEPEEITASHILVMYRGSKSAPSSIVRSKEEARERAEEVRQRAVAGEDFATLAGEYSDEPGAGERGGSLGAFPRGVMVKPFSDAAFALKPGQVSDVIETDYGFHVILRTE; this is encoded by the coding sequence ATGGCTTCCCTGAAGCGCTGCTCGAGCTTGCTTGTCCTGTGCCTCACCGCACCCGCGTGCGTGATTTCGACTCACGAAGGGCCGGCTGATCCACCGGTTCACGCCGGCGCGCTCTACGAGCCGGTGTTCCCCGAGCCTGAGGAGCAGGGCAAGCCGGGTGAGCCGGAGGAAATCACCGCAAGCCACATCCTGGTGATGTACCGAGGCTCCAAGAGCGCGCCCTCCAGCATCGTCCGCAGTAAGGAAGAGGCGCGCGAGCGCGCTGAAGAAGTTCGCCAGCGCGCGGTCGCTGGCGAAGACTTCGCGACGCTGGCAGGCGAGTACTCCGACGAACCGGGCGCCGGCGAGCGAGGCGGCAGCCTGGGCGCGTTCCCCCGTGGCGTTATGGTCAAGCCGTTCAGCGACGCCGCTTTCGCGCTCAAGCCCGGACAGGTGAGCGACGTGATCGAGACCGACTACGGTTTTCACGTGATTTTGCGCACCGAGTAG
- a CDS encoding SDR family NAD(P)-dependent oxidoreductase — MIIPRGTNAVITGAGSGLGRAFAYELAKAKAGLILGDIDQAGLDETLAEARRLGATNVVGQLCDVTKLEDWKRLQEAAAQVGPVNLLVNNAGVGVGGQLLDVSLEDLEFVMNINLWGVLHGCRTFGPAMRDRGAGYIINIASAAGLLNPPGLGPYNITKSGVVSLSETLHAELKEFGVNVTAVCPTFFKTKILDNGRGTNEEQKAFVEKLMKRSRVQAADVARHALKSVFSGNPHSVPMLDAKGFWVLKRTFPRGYAALASRMAKLSR, encoded by the coding sequence ATGATAATTCCGCGCGGAACTAATGCTGTGATCACCGGCGCTGGCTCTGGTCTGGGTCGGGCTTTTGCCTATGAGCTCGCGAAGGCTAAAGCGGGGCTGATTTTGGGGGATATCGACCAGGCCGGGCTCGATGAGACGCTGGCTGAAGCTCGGCGCCTGGGGGCGACGAACGTCGTGGGTCAGCTGTGCGACGTGACGAAACTCGAGGATTGGAAGCGGCTGCAAGAGGCCGCCGCTCAGGTTGGCCCGGTGAACCTGCTGGTCAACAACGCGGGGGTCGGCGTTGGGGGGCAGTTGCTCGATGTATCCCTCGAAGATCTCGAGTTCGTGATGAACATCAACCTGTGGGGCGTGCTCCATGGTTGCCGAACCTTTGGGCCTGCCATGCGGGATCGTGGAGCGGGCTACATCATCAACATCGCGAGCGCCGCAGGCCTCTTGAACCCTCCGGGACTCGGGCCGTACAACATCACGAAGAGCGGCGTGGTGTCCCTCAGCGAGACCTTGCACGCGGAGCTCAAGGAGTTCGGAGTCAACGTGACGGCGGTGTGCCCCACCTTCTTCAAGACGAAGATCTTGGATAATGGTCGCGGCACGAATGAAGAGCAGAAGGCGTTCGTGGAGAAGCTGATGAAGCGCTCTCGCGTTCAGGCAGCGGACGTCGCGCGCCACGCGCTCAAGAGCGTATTCTCCGGGAATCCTCACTCGGTGCCCATGCTGGATGCGAAGGGCTTCTGGGTCCTCAAGAGGACATTCCCGCGCGGATACGCCGCGCTGGCCTCGCGCATGGCCAAGCTGTCGCGTTGA
- a CDS encoding DUF445 family protein, which yields MQALLDAISRDYLVLLIPPISAFVGWFTNVLAVKMMFYPTEFVGMRPLLGWQGLVPANAQKLGKFSTRLITTKLMRLEELFENFSPESFTGELKPVVEQITAEVETEVKRRAPMMWDNLAPEVQEQVREMIRGEVRATLALVLQDLKQNINQVVDLEEVVTKAILEDKTLVTQLFLEVGAKEFKFIERSGAYFGFLFGLVQLGVWLVYPAWWILPLAGFFVGYATNWLALKLIFEPAEPKRIGPFVLQGLFHKRQHEVAERFAELVSAKLLNPDNIVETIQSSTKGDFVTGIVNRQLDALFDRYASHPMAAMLLPDTEREALRTQIQTRVTEELPKPGGFLHTFAGRAVDIRGELMERMKQLDPKSFEGVLRPAFQQDEWKLIVAGAALGLLAGVLQLVYLFEGALKSVA from the coding sequence ATGCAAGCGCTCTTGGACGCCATCTCACGCGACTACTTGGTTCTGCTGATCCCACCGATCAGCGCCTTCGTTGGCTGGTTCACGAACGTGCTGGCGGTCAAGATGATGTTCTACCCGACCGAGTTCGTGGGCATGCGCCCGCTGCTCGGCTGGCAAGGCCTGGTGCCGGCCAACGCGCAGAAGCTCGGCAAGTTCTCCACTCGACTCATCACCACCAAGCTGATGCGCCTCGAGGAGCTGTTCGAGAACTTCAGCCCCGAGAGCTTCACGGGAGAGCTGAAGCCAGTGGTCGAGCAGATCACGGCTGAGGTAGAGACCGAGGTCAAGCGCCGCGCACCAATGATGTGGGACAACCTGGCGCCCGAGGTCCAAGAGCAGGTCCGCGAGATGATCCGCGGGGAAGTGCGCGCGACCCTAGCGCTGGTGTTGCAAGATCTGAAGCAGAACATCAACCAGGTCGTTGATCTCGAAGAAGTCGTGACCAAGGCCATCCTCGAGGACAAGACCCTCGTCACCCAGCTGTTCCTCGAAGTGGGCGCCAAGGAGTTCAAGTTCATCGAACGCTCCGGCGCCTACTTTGGCTTCTTGTTTGGTCTGGTGCAGCTTGGCGTGTGGCTGGTGTACCCGGCGTGGTGGATCCTGCCGCTCGCGGGCTTCTTCGTCGGCTACGCGACGAACTGGCTCGCGCTGAAGCTGATCTTCGAGCCCGCAGAGCCCAAGCGCATCGGCCCCTTCGTGCTTCAGGGGCTGTTTCACAAGCGGCAACATGAAGTCGCCGAGCGCTTCGCGGAGCTGGTCAGCGCAAAGCTCCTGAACCCCGACAACATCGTCGAGACGATCCAGAGTTCCACCAAGGGAGACTTCGTGACGGGCATCGTGAACCGTCAGCTCGATGCCTTGTTCGACCGCTACGCAAGCCACCCCATGGCGGCGATGCTGCTGCCCGACACCGAACGCGAGGCGCTCCGCACGCAGATCCAGACGCGGGTCACTGAAGAGCTACCGAAGCCCGGAGGCTTCCTCCACACCTTCGCTGGTCGCGCCGTCGACATCCGAGGGGAGCTGATGGAGCGCATGAAGCAACTCGATCCGAAGAGCTTCGAGGGTGTGCTGCGCCCCGCGTTTCAGCAGGACGAGTGGAAGCTGATCGTCGCTGGCGCTGCGCTCGGCTTGCTCGCAGGCGTGCTGCAGCTGGTGTACCTGTTCGAAGGCGCATTGAAGTCTGTGGCCTGA
- a CDS encoding TetR/AcrR family transcriptional regulator: protein MAGRKRNRLQVDERRGQLLELGIRLFSDRSYEEIPIGEIAEAAGISKGLLYHYFPSKRDFYVEAVRHAAGQMLTSIEQATQGPDRGEVEGLRRGLDAYLDYVEDHAVAYSTLMKSGAADPDVALVVEQARRAFVQQISEGAGLTAPSPTVQVALRGWIGFVEAASLEWLDSRTVARETLREVMVAALMGAAQAAAMDLSNGVTADLTPKPKRNAQGRG from the coding sequence GTGGCCGGGCGTAAGCGCAACCGCCTCCAGGTGGACGAGCGTCGCGGGCAGCTGCTCGAGCTCGGGATCCGCCTGTTCAGCGATCGGAGCTACGAGGAGATCCCGATCGGTGAAATCGCCGAAGCAGCCGGGATCTCCAAGGGGCTCCTTTACCACTACTTCCCGAGCAAGCGGGATTTCTACGTGGAAGCGGTCAGGCACGCTGCGGGTCAGATGCTCACGAGCATCGAGCAAGCGACTCAAGGTCCAGACCGGGGAGAGGTAGAGGGCCTGCGTCGCGGCCTCGATGCATATCTCGACTATGTCGAAGATCACGCGGTGGCTTACTCCACACTGATGAAGAGCGGCGCGGCAGACCCCGACGTCGCGCTGGTCGTCGAACAGGCGCGCCGCGCCTTCGTGCAACAGATCAGCGAAGGCGCGGGGCTGACGGCTCCTTCGCCCACGGTGCAGGTTGCCTTGCGCGGCTGGATCGGCTTCGTGGAGGCAGCGAGTCTCGAGTGGCTCGACTCCCGCACGGTAGCCCGAGAGACTCTGCGGGAGGTGATGGTCGCGGCGCTAATGGGGGCCGCTCAAGCTGCCGCGATGGATTTGAGTAACGGGGTGACGGCTGACCTCACCCCCAAACCCAAGAGGAACGCTCAGGGGCGGGGGTAG
- a CDS encoding DsbA family protein: protein MLKSRLKSRVVQGLVGVGPRLLKLRRLLPGRAGAALFCDPLDAHSWLLAVALWRERTRLPKQFELHWVRAPEPALDPEPQLRVRHASRDVRLLAELFELGLGPRLKELDPQAALAAAADSLRGSSGLERLEATAAGASGVFAADAPPQAVDYSNASGCLRAEMDGGSATLRKLGHYQGAMLYDRGAWYWGVDRLPLWLAGAAGGAVTQREAEVFRPRPAAELPPELRRAASELRVYFSFRSPYSYLALNRAAQLSERYQVALEPHPVLPMVMRGLAVPPLKKFYLLFDAAREARRLGIPFGRITDPVGPGAERCLAAFSVASEAQRVAFASRAMQAIWSEGVDVASDAGLRVVCEATGVAWTRVQAAIAAEAWRELAVTNREQLSGLGLWGVPSFQLGAHVLWGQDRLRVLERLLQVTSR, encoded by the coding sequence ATGCTCAAGAGCCGCCTCAAGAGCCGCGTCGTCCAGGGTCTCGTGGGCGTCGGACCGCGGCTGCTCAAGCTCCGCCGGTTGCTACCAGGGCGTGCGGGCGCGGCGCTGTTTTGCGATCCGTTGGACGCACACTCGTGGCTCCTTGCCGTCGCGTTGTGGCGGGAGCGAACTCGGCTCCCGAAGCAGTTCGAGCTTCACTGGGTGCGAGCGCCAGAGCCGGCGCTCGATCCTGAACCCCAGCTGCGAGTGCGGCACGCGAGTCGGGACGTGCGCCTCCTAGCGGAGCTGTTCGAGCTTGGGCTCGGTCCACGACTCAAGGAGCTGGATCCCCAGGCGGCACTGGCGGCGGCAGCCGATAGCCTGCGCGGCAGCTCAGGACTCGAACGCTTGGAGGCGACCGCTGCGGGCGCATCCGGTGTGTTCGCAGCAGACGCTCCCCCGCAGGCCGTCGACTACTCGAATGCTTCGGGATGTTTGCGCGCGGAAATGGATGGCGGTTCGGCAACGTTGCGCAAGTTGGGGCACTACCAGGGGGCGATGCTCTACGACCGCGGCGCCTGGTACTGGGGCGTCGACCGGCTCCCGCTGTGGCTCGCTGGTGCCGCGGGCGGGGCCGTCACCCAACGCGAGGCCGAGGTCTTTCGCCCGCGCCCCGCTGCGGAGTTGCCGCCAGAGCTACGTCGCGCAGCGTCCGAACTCCGCGTCTACTTCTCATTTCGCAGCCCGTACTCCTACCTCGCGCTGAACCGCGCCGCGCAGCTTTCGGAGCGTTATCAGGTGGCGCTCGAGCCGCACCCCGTGCTGCCCATGGTGATGCGCGGCTTGGCTGTTCCACCGTTGAAGAAGTTCTATCTGCTGTTCGACGCGGCCCGTGAGGCGAGGCGACTGGGGATCCCGTTTGGGCGCATCACCGATCCGGTGGGGCCAGGAGCTGAGCGCTGCCTGGCGGCGTTCAGCGTCGCGAGCGAGGCGCAGCGTGTGGCGTTTGCGTCTCGCGCGATGCAGGCGATCTGGAGCGAAGGAGTGGACGTCGCGAGCGATGCGGGGCTGCGCGTCGTGTGCGAGGCGACCGGCGTCGCCTGGACTCGCGTTCAGGCAGCGATCGCCGCCGAGGCATGGCGCGAGCTGGCGGTCACCAATCGCGAGCAGCTCAGCGGGCTCGGTCTGTGGGGAGTACCGAGCTTTCAACTCGGAGCACACGTGCTCTGGGGTCAGGACCGCCTGCGCGTCCTCGAGCGCCTACTACAAGTCACTTCGCGCTGA